Within the Novosphingobium pentaromativorans US6-1 genome, the region TGCACATCGTCTTCGGGCCGCTCTCGACTTCGCCGCCCAGCGTCACCGCCAGCAGGCTTTCGACGAGGCCCGTGCACGAACCGCAGGAGGCCGAGGCCTTGCAGCCGCTGCGCACGGCATCGAGCGAGTGTGCCCCGCCGGTGATGCACTGGACGACGGCGCCCTTGGAAACGCCGTTGCAGCCGCAGATCTCGGCATCGTCCGAGAGGGCAGCAACGGCGGCGTTAGGGTCCGCGAGCGCACCCCCGGACGCGAAGGCCTGGCCGAAGATCAGGGCCTCACGGATTTCGGAAACATCCTCGCCCTTCTTCATCAGGTCGAAGTACCAGGAGCCGTCGGCAGTATCGCCGTAAAGCACTGCGCCCAGGACCTTGTTGTCCTTGACGATGACGCGCTTGTACACCCCGCGCGAAGCATCGCGCATGACGATGTCCTCGCAGTCCTCGCCGCCGGAGAAATCCCCGGCCGAGAACAGGTCGATCCCCGAGACTTTCAGCTTGGTCGACGTGACCGAGCCTTCATAGCCGGTCGGGCTCTCGGTAACGAAGTCGGCCAGGGCACGGCACATGTCCCAGAGCGGCGCGACGAGGCCGTAGCACATGCCGCGGTGCTGGACGCATTCGCCCACGGAGAGGATCGCCGGATCGGACGTGACCATGTGGTCGTCGACCATGATGCCGCGCTCGACCTCGAGGCCGGCGGCGCGGGCAAGGCCGGTGGCCGGGCGGATGCCGACGGCCATGACGACGATGTCGGCCGGGATCTCGGTGCCGTCATCCAGCATGACCCCGGCGACCTTGCCGTCCTTGCCGAGGATTTCCCTGGTATTCGCGCCGGTCAGGATGGTCTGGCCACGGCGTTCCAGCTCGGTCTTGAGCAGCCAGCCGGCTGCCTCGTCGAGCTGGCGTTCCATCAGCGTGGGCATGAGGTGGATGACCGTGACCTTCATCCCGCGCAGCGAGAGGCCGTGGGCCGCTTCGAGGCCGAGCAGGCCGCCGCCGATGACGACGGCATTGCCGCCGCCCCTGGCGTTGCCGGCTTCGGCCGCACCGAGCATCTTGTCGACGTCATCGAGGTCGCGGAAAGTAACGACGCCATCGAGGTCCTTGCCCGGCACGGGAATGATGAAGGGATCGGAGCCGGTGGCGATCAGCAGCCGGTCGTAGGGTTCGGCGCGGCCGGACGCGGAAATCACCGTCATCGCCTCGCGGTCGATGTGATCGACCTTGTCGCCCGAGATCAGCGTGATGCCGTTATCATCGTACCATTGCTGGGTATTGATGACGATTTCGTCGAAGGTCTTCTCACCGGCCAGAACCGGAGAAAGCATGATGCGATTGTAGTTCACCCGCGGCTCGGCGCCGAAAATGGTGATGTCGAAGCGCTTCGGATCGCGCGCCAGGATTTCCTCGACGGCGCGGCAACCCGCCATGCCGTTGCCGATTACCACGAGCCTTTCCCGGCCCTGGCCGGGAAGGTCGCCCTTCTCGAAGTTCATCGGTGCATTCACGTCACGTCTCCGTTCGCAACGCGCACACAAAAAAACCGCCTCGTGCCTGTTCCCGATCGGGAAAGGTACGGGCGGCGTCGTTGCCACGCGTCTGTAAATCTGAAGGCGAGGCGCTCAATTCGTCCAACGGTGGACGGACGCTTTCTCGCTTGGGCTTGTTTAACCGATTCGCCGTGCGCGGCGCAAGACGGTTTTTTGCAGTGCAGCAGGAAAAGGTTGATTATACATATAAATCAGATGTTTATGATTACAGATCGGCCTTGCCCCGGATGGAATGGCGGTGGAAAGGCGAACAGTCTGAACCTGGCGACCGTCACCCTGAAACGAATTCAGCATGACGGCCGACCTGTGGTAGTTCCCCTTACCAGCTCTTGTAGGGAAGGAACTTGCCCGACATCTTCACTTCGATGCGATCGCCCTTCTCGTTGGGGATCTTCTCGACGGTCATGTCGAAGTCGATGGCGCTCATGATGCCATCGCCACCCTTTTCCTGAATCAGTTCCTTCAGCGTTTCGCCATAGACGCCGACAATCTCGTAGAAGCGGTAGATGCACGGATCGGTGGGGACGGTCGCCTCGAACATCTTCTTGGGATATTCGGCCAGCACGACCGCTGCCTCCTGCGGCAGGCCCAGGCCTTTAGCAACCTTGTCGGCGCTCTCGCGCGGAAGCGAATTCATGCCGAGGCATGCCGACGTCACGAAGACTTCCTGCATCCCGGCCATCTCGGCGATCTGCGCCCAGGTCACGCCGCCAGCGCGCTTCTTTTCATAGATCATGTCGGTGACATCGGCCTTGGTCATCATTCCGGGATCTCCTCGGTTCTGGGGGTGGAAACTCTATTGGCGCTGCCATGACTAGCGCCAGGCTCGCGCTCGTTGCCGCGTGTCGCGATGGACAGGGCAAGGGCCAGCGCCAGGGCGGCGCTGATCGCCTGCCACAAGCGTTCCGGTCGCCGAGCCAGCCAGGGACGCGGCGGCGGCGCGGCAAGCGCGGTATTGGGATGGGCAAAGTCGTACGTGAATTCGGACAGTTCTTCGTAGCGATCCGCCGGATCGAGCGCGAGTGCCCGTGCCAGTGCGGCATCCATCCAGTCGGGCACTTCGGGGTTGATCTCGCTCGCCGGGATATAGGCCAGCTTCCTCTGCGCCGCCCGTGTACGCGCGGCGCTGAGACGCACACCGTAGGGAAGGCTGCGGGTC harbors:
- the nirB gene encoding nitrite reductase large subunit NirB gives rise to the protein MNFEKGDLPGQGRERLVVIGNGMAGCRAVEEILARDPKRFDITIFGAEPRVNYNRIMLSPVLAGEKTFDEIVINTQQWYDDNGITLISGDKVDHIDREAMTVISASGRAEPYDRLLIATGSDPFIIPVPGKDLDGVVTFRDLDDVDKMLGAAEAGNARGGGNAVVIGGGLLGLEAAHGLSLRGMKVTVIHLMPTLMERQLDEAAGWLLKTELERRGQTILTGANTREILGKDGKVAGVMLDDGTEIPADIVVMAVGIRPATGLARAAGLEVERGIMVDDHMVTSDPAILSVGECVQHRGMCYGLVAPLWDMCRALADFVTESPTGYEGSVTSTKLKVSGIDLFSAGDFSGGEDCEDIVMRDASRGVYKRVIVKDNKVLGAVLYGDTADGSWYFDLMKKGEDVSEIREALIFGQAFASGGALADPNAAVAALSDDAEICGCNGVSKGAVVQCITGGAHSLDAVRSGCKASASCGSCTGLVESLLAVTLGGEVESGPKTMCKCTSFTHDDVRKLIVEKQLKVIPEVMQELHWTTPDGCASCRPALNYYLLCAWPGEYEDDQKSRFVNERLHANIQKDGTYSVVPRMWGGLTNPTELRAIADVVEKYNAPMVKVTGGQRLDIFGIKKEDLPAVWADLNAAGMVSGHAYGKSLRTVKTCVGSEWCRFGTQDSTGLGVKIERMTWGSWMPHKFKIAVSGCPRNCAEATIKDFGVVCVDSGYELHIAGNGGIKVRATDLLCKVDSEEDALEMCAAFIQLYREEAHYLERTAPWVERVGLEYVKDKLAEDGAVRTYAARFLYSQQFMQDDPWAKRAAGDRKDLHAHIATVRPLDMALELEKA
- the cynS gene encoding cyanase, coding for MTKADVTDMIYEKKRAGGVTWAQIAEMAGMQEVFVTSACLGMNSLPRESADKVAKGLGLPQEAAVVLAEYPKKMFEATVPTDPCIYRFYEIVGVYGETLKELIQEKGGDGIMSAIDFDMTVEKIPNEKGDRIEVKMSGKFLPYKSW